From a region of the Phragmites australis chromosome 21, lpPhrAust1.1, whole genome shotgun sequence genome:
- the LOC133903446 gene encoding 26S proteasome non-ATPase regulatory subunit 13 homolog B-like, whose amino-acid sequence MALQYVEAQRQARPDLADWYASLADLYQRKLWHQLTLKLDQFLQLQPAQTGDTLIQLYSNFITDFETKINLLKLAHFAVIASRQYPDKDAAIAFLEGVITKLHETRELRINEPILYVKMQIAAINLEKGNQKECKNLLEEGKTTLDSMTDVDPTVHATFYWISSQYHKARQEFAEFYKNSLLYLAYTTVESLSESFKLDLAFDLSLAALLGDNIYNFGELLAHPIINSLIGTKVEWVYHMLQAFNTGNLALYQELCQVHNAALSAQPALVQNERKLLEKINILCLMEIIFSRPSEDRTIPLSVIAERTKLSISDVEYLLMKSLSVHLIEGIIDEVDSTVHVSWVQARVLGIPQVKALRERLDAWVGKVHTTLLSVEAETPDLVAA is encoded by the exons ATGGCGCTGCAGTACGTGGAGGCGCAGCGGCAGGCGCGCCCAGACCTCGCCGACTGGTACGCCTCCCTCGCCGACCTCTACCAGCGCAAGCTCTGGCACCAGCTCACCCTCAAGCTCGACCAGTTCCTCCAGCTCCAGCCCGCACAG ACTGGCGACACTCTCATACAGCTGTACAGCAATTTCATCACTGATTTCGAGACAAAGATTAATCTGCTGAAACTTGCTCATTTTGCGGTGATAGCTTCACGGCAATATCCTGACAAGGATGCTGCAATTGCTTTCTTAGAGGGAGTGATCACAAAGTTGCATGAGACAAGGGAACTGCGGATTAATGAACCGATTCTTTATGTGAAGATGCAAATTGCAGCAATCAACCTTGAGAAGGGAAACCAAAAGGAGTGCAAGAATTTGTTGGAGGAAGGAAAAACCACTCTGGATAGTATGACTGATGTTGATCCCACAGTTCATGCTACCTTTTACTGGATATCATCTCAGTACCACAAGGCTCGCCAAGAATTTGCTGAGTTCTATAAGAATTCTCTTCTCTATCTGGCCTACACTACTGTGGAATCTCTCTCAGAGTCATTTAAACTG GACTTGGCGTTTGATCTTTCACTTGCAGCCTTGCTGGGTGATAACATTTACAACTTTGGCGAATTGTTAGCTCACCCGATT ATCAATAGTCTTATTGGAACCAAGGTGGAGTGGGTCTATCATATGCTACAAGCGTTCAACACTGGCAACCTTGCTCTGTACCAAGAACTTTGCCAGGTACACAATGCTGCTCTTAGCGCACAGCCAGCTTTGGTGCAGAATGAACGGAAACTGCTTGAGAAGATCAATATTCTGTGTCTGATGGAGATAATCTTTAG CCGGCCATCAGAAGATAGAACTATCCCATTGAGTGTTATTGCTGAGCGGACTAAGCTTTCTATCAGTGATGTGGAGTATCTTCTTATGAAGAGTCTCTCG GTTCATCTTATTGAGGGGATAATTGATGAAGTGGACAGTACAGTTCATGTGTCGTGGGTCCAGGCTAGAGTACTTGGAATTCCACAGGTCAAAGCGTTGCGTGAGCGGCTGGACGCATGGGTTGGAAAGGTGCATACTACATTGCTTTCAGTTGAGGCGGAGACCCCTGATCTTGTTGCTGCATAA
- the LOC133903097 gene encoding putative pentatricopeptide repeat-containing protein At1g16830 isoform X1 has protein sequence MFHAARRRTPPLPAALAAFFFASKPQPPPLPSPQLVDAAVSRCPSDALALSFFLWCARRPGYFHPPSSFDRLLPAGTRLASRLRTAPALLRELQGLGCPVKPQTFLLLLRLYWRGGLYPLVLQLFDQMPLWGFRPNAFACNVVLDVLLRTGDVDAARRNLRDNPAPNYLTYAIVLTHLCRAGDWSGVRSCFVEMLRLGFLPSAASLTAVFACCSKAGTVSEHLQLLSFTHVSGCKLTSAMWTCLIAHLCREGRLEEACRMLGKMAGSSSSPTVVTYTPLVRAFLRAGKHDMVSELLGYMVSTGCNPDLVLYNVLMDCMAKERRYDVALDIYMHIHGSQIKPDAYTLSTLTRVLQLSSNINLLPRLIRGSDISYDLVACNSVLSALCNSGFPSEAIRFYIDMIGKCIWPDSYTYVGLLDSLCQLGRVNHAISVYRSIVVSNPGSNSYVHSAILCGLVRQGQYVLALRILREAVRENYALDVVCYTIVLHGLFCAHLVEEACRLFDQMKCSGMASNTCTYNVMLRGLCRTRDLHAVKELLTEMIFADVEMDSISFNTVVVLLIKSRRIGSAAAMIREMLNLGMQPSTKTCSLLSQSVGYKFVLEDNTTATVETDGSDSSSDFLVCSAV, from the coding sequence ATGTTCCACGCCGCGCGCAGGCGGACGCCGCCTCTCCCTGCCGCTCTCGCCGCCTTCTTCTTCGCCTCCAAGCCCCAGCCACCACCGCTGCCATCACCGCAGCTCGTCGACGCCGCTGTCTCCCGCTGCCCCTCCGACGCCCTCGcgctctccttcttcctctggTGCGCCCGGCGCCCCGGCTACTTCCACCCGCCCTCCTCCTTCGACCGCCTCCTTCCAGCCGGCACCCGCCTCGCCTCCCGCCTCCGCACCGCCCCCGCCCTCCTCCGCGAGCTCCAGGGCCTCGGCTGCCCCGTCAAGCCCCAGACTTTCCTGCTCCTGCTCAGGCTCTACTGGCGCGGGGGCCTTTACCCGCTCGTGCTCCAGCTGTTCGACCAAATGCCGCTCTGGGGATTCCGTCCCAACGCCTTCGCCTGCAACGTCGTCCTCGATGTCCTGCTCAGGACAGGCGACGTCGACGCCGCGCGCCGCAACTTGCGGGACAACCCGGCGCCCAACTACCTCACCTACGCCATCGTGCTCACTCATCTCTGCAGAGCCGGGGACTGGTCAGGGGTGCGGAGCTGTTTTGTCGAAATGCTGCGGCTGGGGTTTCTCCCCAGCGCTGCTTCTCTCACGGCGGTTTTCGCTTGCTGCAGTAAGGCTGGAACCGTGTCCGAGCATCTGCAGCTGCTGTCGTTCACACATGTCTCGGGCTGCAAGCTCACCTCGGCCATGTGGACATGTTTGATCGCTCATCTGTGCCGCGAGGGGAGGCTAGAAGAAGCTTGTAGGATGCTGGGAAAGATGGCGGGTTCTAGTTCTTCTCCCACGGTGGTCACATACACGCCGCTTGTTAGAGCATTCTTGCGAGCTGGGAAGCATGACATGGTCAGCGAGCTTTTGGGATACATGGTGTCCACTGGTTGCAACCCAGACCTTGTTCTGTACAATGTTCTGATGGACTGCATGGCCAAGGAGAGGAGATATGATGTCGCCCTGGACATTTACATGCATATTCATGGCAGCCAGATAAAGCCGGATGCATACACACTTTCTACTTTAACTCGGGTTTTACAGTTGTCGTCTAACATAAATCTTCTTCCCAGATTGATTCGGGGCTCAGACATCTCTTATGATCTTGTGGCCTGCAATTCTGTGCTGAGTGCTCTGTGCAACTCGGGTTTTCCATCAGAAGCCATCCGGTTCTACATTGATATGATTGGTAAGTGTATCTGGCCAGACAGCTACACTTATGTTGGGTTATTGGATAGTCTGTGCCAGCTGGGAAGGGTAAACCATGCAATCAGTGTCTACCGCAGTATTGTTGTGAGCAATCCTGGATCAAATTCCTATGTCCATTCAGCCATCCTCTGTGGTCTTGTTAGACAGGGCCAATATGTTTTGGCCTTAAGAATTTTGAGGGAGGCTGTACGTGAAAATTATGCTCTTGATGTTGTGTGCTACACTATTGTTTTACATGGTCTTTTCTGCGCTCATCTGGTGGAAGAGGCTTGCAGGTTGTTTGACCAGATGAAATGTTCAGGAATGGCATCCAACACTTGTACATACAATGTAATGCTTCGTGGACTTTGTAGGACCAGGGATCTGCATGCTGTCAAGGAGTTGCTAACAGAAATGATATTTGCAGATGTTGAGATGGACAGTATATCATTCAACACAGTAGTTGTGCTCTTAATTAAGTCACGGCGTATTGGCTCAGCTGCTGCAATGATCAGAGAAATGCTTAATCTAGGCATGCAGCCTAGTACCAAAACCTGCTCATTACTTTCTCAGTCTGTTGGCTATAAGTTCGTTCTGGAGGATAATACCACGGCCACTGTTGAAACTGATGGGTCTGACTCATCCAGTGATTTCCTTGTATGCTCAGCTGTATAG
- the LOC133903097 gene encoding putative pentatricopeptide repeat-containing protein At1g16830 isoform X2, whose protein sequence is MFHAARRRTPPLPAALAAFFFASKPQPPPLPSPQLVDAAVSRCPSDALALSFFLWCARRPGYFHPPSSFDRLLPAGTRLASRLRTAPALLRELQGLGCPVKPQTFLLLLRLYWRGGLYPLVLQLFDQMPLWGFRPNAFACNVVLDVLLRTGDVDAARRNLRDNPAPNYLTYAIVLTHLCRAGDWSGVRSCFVEMLRLGFLPSAASLTAVFACCSKAGTVSEHLQLLSFTHVSGCKLTSAMWTCLIAHLCREGRLEEACRMLGKMAGSSSSPTVVTYTPLVRAFLRAGKHDMVSELLGYMVSTGCNPDLVLYNVLMDCMAKERRYDVALDIYMHIHGSQIKPDAYTLSTLTRVLQLSSNINLLPRLIRGSDISYDLVACNSVLSALCNSGFPSEAIRFYIDMIGKCIWPDSYTYVGLLDSLCQLGRVNHAISVYRSIVVSNPGSNSYVHSAILCGLVRQGQYVLALRILREAVRENYALDVVCYTIVLHGLFCAHLVEEACRLFDQMKCSGMASNTCTYNMLRWTVYHSTQ, encoded by the exons ATGTTCCACGCCGCGCGCAGGCGGACGCCGCCTCTCCCTGCCGCTCTCGCCGCCTTCTTCTTCGCCTCCAAGCCCCAGCCACCACCGCTGCCATCACCGCAGCTCGTCGACGCCGCTGTCTCCCGCTGCCCCTCCGACGCCCTCGcgctctccttcttcctctggTGCGCCCGGCGCCCCGGCTACTTCCACCCGCCCTCCTCCTTCGACCGCCTCCTTCCAGCCGGCACCCGCCTCGCCTCCCGCCTCCGCACCGCCCCCGCCCTCCTCCGCGAGCTCCAGGGCCTCGGCTGCCCCGTCAAGCCCCAGACTTTCCTGCTCCTGCTCAGGCTCTACTGGCGCGGGGGCCTTTACCCGCTCGTGCTCCAGCTGTTCGACCAAATGCCGCTCTGGGGATTCCGTCCCAACGCCTTCGCCTGCAACGTCGTCCTCGATGTCCTGCTCAGGACAGGCGACGTCGACGCCGCGCGCCGCAACTTGCGGGACAACCCGGCGCCCAACTACCTCACCTACGCCATCGTGCTCACTCATCTCTGCAGAGCCGGGGACTGGTCAGGGGTGCGGAGCTGTTTTGTCGAAATGCTGCGGCTGGGGTTTCTCCCCAGCGCTGCTTCTCTCACGGCGGTTTTCGCTTGCTGCAGTAAGGCTGGAACCGTGTCCGAGCATCTGCAGCTGCTGTCGTTCACACATGTCTCGGGCTGCAAGCTCACCTCGGCCATGTGGACATGTTTGATCGCTCATCTGTGCCGCGAGGGGAGGCTAGAAGAAGCTTGTAGGATGCTGGGAAAGATGGCGGGTTCTAGTTCTTCTCCCACGGTGGTCACATACACGCCGCTTGTTAGAGCATTCTTGCGAGCTGGGAAGCATGACATGGTCAGCGAGCTTTTGGGATACATGGTGTCCACTGGTTGCAACCCAGACCTTGTTCTGTACAATGTTCTGATGGACTGCATGGCCAAGGAGAGGAGATATGATGTCGCCCTGGACATTTACATGCATATTCATGGCAGCCAGATAAAGCCGGATGCATACACACTTTCTACTTTAACTCGGGTTTTACAGTTGTCGTCTAACATAAATCTTCTTCCCAGATTGATTCGGGGCTCAGACATCTCTTATGATCTTGTGGCCTGCAATTCTGTGCTGAGTGCTCTGTGCAACTCGGGTTTTCCATCAGAAGCCATCCGGTTCTACATTGATATGATTGGTAAGTGTATCTGGCCAGACAGCTACACTTATGTTGGGTTATTGGATAGTCTGTGCCAGCTGGGAAGGGTAAACCATGCAATCAGTGTCTACCGCAGTATTGTTGTGAGCAATCCTGGATCAAATTCCTATGTCCATTCAGCCATCCTCTGTGGTCTTGTTAGACAGGGCCAATATGTTTTGGCCTTAAGAATTTTGAGGGAGGCTGTACGTGAAAATTATGCTCTTGATGTTGTGTGCTACACTATTGTTTTACATGGTCTTTTCTGCGCTCATCTGGTGGAAGAGGCTTGCAGGTTGTTTGACCAGATGAAATGTTCAGGAATGGCATCCAACACTTGTACATACAAT ATGTTGAGATGGACAGTATATCATTCAACACAGTAG